From the Pediococcus acidilactici genome, the window TGCTGGCAAACTACGGGCCATCGGGGTTTCCAGTTTTGAAAAGGAAGACCTTGATAACCTTACGGCGCACAGTGACACCAAGCCAATGGTCAACCAAATTTTGACTCACATTGGTGCGACGCCAGAAGAGTTGATTAATTACTCGCAAGCTAACGACATTGTGGTTGAAGCCTTCTCGCCAATTGCTCATGGTGCCGCAATGCATAACGAAGCCATTAAACAAATGGCCGACAAGTACAACGTTAGCGTACCGCAATTATCAATTCGCTACGCATGGCAATTAGGATTGGTTGTTTTACCAAAGACCGCTAATCCAGACCACATGCTGGCTAACGCAGAGCTAGATTTTGAAATTAGTGCCGCCGACATGGCAGTTTTGAAACAAATGCACGGGATGGATTACGGGGATGCCGATATCTTCCCAGTGTTTGGCGGTAAGATGAAGGGTTAAAAACTACCATATAATATGATAAAAAATAGCGGGAGTCAGAAATTCATTGCGAATTTCTGGCTCCCGCTTTTTAGTGAGAAAATTTAAATTACCAAACTAGTTAGTTTTCGGTTTAGCTTCAACCCAACTAGATAGCAAGTAGATGTTGATTGCAGAAAAAATCAGCAAAGTTATCAGTACGTAGATTGGGCTTAAGTAAAATTGAAGGTCGGCATTAGCGTCAAGTAAAGCAGTATGATGCTGAGCAATTAGCATAAATACGTTACTTATTAACTCCATGATGCGTCCAAAAATATACAAAATAACGACTACCAAGATAATTTTTGAAATCCGTTGGCCAGCCCTTGGCAAGAAATTACTGATCATCTCGGTAAGTAGATGAACTAAAGTAATCAGGGCCCAGAAGTTTAGTACCGCGAAGATAAGGGTCAGGATGATTGAAACGGTTAGCATAAAGGTTGAACCTGAAAAACCATCTACAAAGGTTTTGATCGTCATGTGCCAGTGAAAAATCAACGCAAAGATGACAACGCATAATCCAAAGTAGGCAAAACTGAGGAAAGTGGTGATCAAATTTGCCCAGTATAATTTTCCATTTGAAACCGGAATTAATCGGTATGTACTAGCGGTGTAGACGCGTTCGTTACGAATGGTTAATAAAATGTAAAGAAGCATACTAGCTAATCCCAAAACGGATTCAAAGGTGGCAAAGAGTGCGCCAGGGGTTGCGGATATACGGATCATTTCGTACAGCGTAATGACGACCGCAGCTACCGCGCTGAATCCTAGTACTTGGTTAGCAAGGCGGAATTTTTCTTGGAAC encodes:
- a CDS encoding ABC transporter permease, with the translated sequence MTKFFDLTKAMFQEKFRLANQVLGFSAVAAVVITLYEMIRISATPGALFATFESVLGLASMLLYILLTIRNERVYTASTYRLIPVSNGKLYWANLITTFLSFAYFGLCVVIFALIFHWHMTIKTFVDGFSGSTFMLTVSIILTLIFAVLNFWALITLVHLLTEMISNFLPRAGQRISKIILVVVILYIFGRIMELISNVFMLIAQHHTALLDANADLQFYLSPIYVLITLLIFSAINIYLLSSWVEAKPKTN
- a CDS encoding aldo/keto reductase codes for the protein MNVFEESFTLNNGVKIPKLALGTWEIPDDQVAEAVRQAVKIGYRHIDTAQAYGNERGVGEGVRTAGVKREDLFVNSKVAAEIKDYEGAKKSIDETLAKMKLDYLDMMIIHNPQPWVEVNQSNDRHFAGNVEVWRALEDAMRAGKLRAIGVSSFEKEDLDNLTAHSDTKPMVNQILTHIGATPEELINYSQANDIVVEAFSPIAHGAAMHNEAIKQMADKYNVSVPQLSIRYAWQLGLVVLPKTANPDHMLANAELDFEISAADMAVLKQMHGMDYGDADIFPVFGGKMKG